Sequence from the Brachionichthys hirsutus isolate HB-005 chromosome 4, CSIRO-AGI_Bhir_v1, whole genome shotgun sequence genome:
GCCCAGAGCCGCTACCGCAGGCTTGCTGCGCAGCATCTTGGTGGTTACTCTCTTAATGTCGCTGGCTGTCACACTGCCTGGAAAATGTGTTGGTAAATCACAAGATCAATTAATTAtcattcaatttaaaatgaGTTTGAATCACTACTTACTTATTAGATCACACAGTTCATGTGGCAGCTTCCTCCTTCCCGTGGAGAGAACCTGGCGGCCAACATCTTCAAAAATAACTGGCCGCGACTCGAGGTTCATCATCAGCATGGACTTGAGCTGAGTCTTGGCCCTCTCCAGCTCCATCTGGAGGTACAGGGAAAACCGTACAATAGTACTCACCTTTATTGTCCTTCTACAGTGATGAATATTACTGAGTCTGTCCCGATGGTGAAACAGACACTACCTCTCCTGCATTTCCAGCCATCTGATTGAACTCTCTGGTTATTATCTCCACCATCTCCCGCACCTGTGGATGAATGCATGCAGTCATTCACACAAGGAAGCCATTTTGGAAAACAGAGCATGCTCAAGTTACAGTGAAATATTTGAACCCTGCCGTCCTGAGCTTGTACCGACCTGTCTCGGGTCTGAACTGGCATGGATGCACAGCAGACCACTGTCCTCATAGCTATGGTGGTAGGCGGTGGCATTGTACATCCAATGGTGCCTACAGCAGACAATACGTttagtgaaataaaaataaccaatGGGGTAATGTTTTATCAGTGCTTGATTACATGCTAAAACGATGCTGATTGTTGGTTTGAGAGGCGTTCACCTGTTAAGTACATTCAGGTACAGGCGAGTGAACATGCCTTTCCCAGGTCCTCCTGCAGAAAACGAGCCACCTCCACCCATCATCATGTTGAGCACTGCGAATGGGATGAAATCATCCTCCTGAAAATGCAAAATAGTTTTGGGTGTGGTGGCTGCTGTTAACATATCAGCTACCTGTTCGGAGATCGTCCGAGACAGCAGCCCCGGCAAACACTCACCAGGAAGGAGCAGCTCTCCAGGCCGATCATGATGTGGGTGAGCTCTGGGATCGGGGTTGGACCGAGACTCACTTCTGACATGTCCTTCTCCAGCTGACACATGAAAACATGATGATATcatcaaacacaaagacaattcCAAACCACTTCTTTTCCGCCACCATTTTACAACTTAAAATGTCACATGAAGAGGCATTTTTGGAGAAATGATCTGAACAACTTTGTATCAATAATACCAAGAACTCACCTTGACAATGCCTCCAGTGTACTGCGCGACAGAGAGGTCAACGTTGGCTGGGGAAGCTGCTCCCCACACCGGCTTCACATTCAGCAGGTACTTCCTGGCACATTCAACCAGCTGGTCATGCTCTATGCCGACGCCTGCTAGCACCATCCGCTCAGGACAGTAGTAGTTACGCAGGTAGCTGTGAAGTGTTCCCTTGTCAATCTTGTCTACACTGTCTACAGGACAAAAGCGTGGTAGTCCAACTGTGTTGTCTCGATATGCAGCCTAGAAATAAAGAACAGTTCAAAAATGTTAAAGGTAAAGAAAGCCCCAGTGATCTGGTATAATTTAGCCTGAGATTGATCATTAGGGGACGGAGCTTTAAACATTTCAACTGCAGTTTATTATGTTTTCCAGCCTCAGGTGTTGGTTTTTAGCTTATCAAAAGCACAGAATGACAAAAGGATTGGATAGCTAAAGAAGGGTTGGAAAAAATGATGCTCGGGTTGACGTTCTAATAATGAAGtcatactttttttaaattgtttaagaaaatatttaattgtggAGAAAGCgtaaaaaagtaataatatttcCATCAAAAATAAGTCACTGTACACATTTTGTACGTTCtacatttttaaagcaaatttAAGAAAGTGTTACATCTACAGCAGAAAGTCAAACTAATAACAGCATGGATTTCACAGAGAGCTGCTGTTGGAGGGACTCACAGCATGTATCATTTCGGTCAGTAAGGGTTCAGGGTCTGGCCTCATGTTTAGATCTTCTAACTCAAAACGCACCGCCATTTTGGTCATCTCAATCTCTTCATCTGTATGAAAACAATTCAATGTCAGACATTTTGCACCATTTCCATGGATTTCTTATTTGAAATAAACGCAGTACTACCCAGCAGGCGAGGCTGTAGA
This genomic interval carries:
- the pmpca gene encoding mitochondrial-processing peptidase subunit alpha, which encodes MATHMSKCRSWRCVQRFGVAAYRKYSSGGGYPNVSLCSPLPGIPTPVFASVDAQEKYETKITTLENGLKVASQNKFGQFCTVGILVNSGSRHEAKYPSGIAHFVEKLSFCSTAQYGSKDEILLTLEKHGGICDCQTSRDTTMYAVSAEVKGLDTVVNLLSDAVLQPRLLDEEIEMTKMAVRFELEDLNMRPDPEPLLTEMIHAAAYRDNTVGLPRFCPVDSVDKIDKGTLHSYLRNYYCPERMVLAGVGIEHDQLVECARKYLLNVKPVWGAASPANVDLSVAQYTGGIVKLEKDMSEVSLGPTPIPELTHIMIGLESCSFLEDDFIPFAVLNMMMGGGGSFSAGGPGKGMFTRLYLNVLNRHHWMYNATAYHHSYEDSGLLCIHASSDPRQVREMVEIITREFNQMAGNAGEMELERAKTQLKSMLMMNLESRPVIFEDVGRQVLSTGRRKLPHELCDLISSVTASDIKRVTTKMLRSKPAVAALGDLTELPSYEQIQAALSSKDGRLPRMYRLFR